Proteins encoded in a region of the Podarcis muralis chromosome 6, rPodMur119.hap1.1, whole genome shotgun sequence genome:
- the LOC114598088 gene encoding cytochrome P450 2J2-like isoform X2 produces the protein MRKLGLGKKGMEQQIAEEAHQLVEVFARSKGQPLDPTFHITNSVSNVICAMAFGHRFAVEDEQFQKLIEAINYLLKFLFSPTHILYEIFPWIMRYLPGPHKQAFSSLDTVISFAKDEIEKHKETSSLHEPQDFIDFYLLQMEKHQNRNDPESTFNEDNLAQCIFDFFVAGTETTAISLKWALLLLANHPDIQDKVHKEIKNVIGSSHSMCYQDKKKLPYTNAVIHEMQRFKYAFVSGIPRQTAKDVKIRGSLIPKTTGIFPDLRSVLLDPTRWETPAEFNPNHFLDKDGQYVAREEYLPFGAGSRICLGMQLAKIEIFIFLTSLLRAFSFRLPEGVKELNQDPVPRVAMNPHPYKICAIPHCRT, from the exons ATGCGGAAACTGggactggggaagaaaggcatggAGCAGCAAATAGCAGAGGAGGCGCATCAGCTCGTGGAGGTTTTTGCACGTTCAAAGG gACAACCACTTGACCCCACCTTTCACATCACTAATTCAGTCTCCAATGTGATATGCGCTATGGCTTTTGGGCACCGATTTGCTGTTGAAGATGAACAGTTTCAGAAACTGATAGAAGCCATTAATTATTTACTAAAATTTCTGTTTTCCCCCACTCATATT CTGTATGAAATATTCCCATGGATTATGAGATATCTCCCAGGGCCCCACAAGCAGGCATTTTCTAGCCTGGATACGGTGATTTCATTTGCAAAGGATGAGATAGAGAAGCATAAGGAGACTTCGTCTCTGCATGAGCCACAGGATTTCATTGATTTCTATCTACTTCAGATGGAGAAA CACCAGAACAGGAATGATCCAGAGTCTACGTTTAATGAAGACAACCTGGCCCAATGCATTTTTGACTTCTTTGTAGCAGGGACAGAAACAACCGCCATTTCTCTGAAATGGGCACTTCTCCTCCTGGCAAATCATCCAGATATCCAAG ATAAAGTCCACAAGGAGATAAAAAATGTTATAGGTTCTTCTCATTCAATGTGCTATCAAGATAAGAAGAAACTGCCCTACACCAATGCTGTGATTCATGAAATGCAGCGCTTTAAATATGCCTTTGTAAGTGGAATTCCCAGGCAAACGGCAAAGGATGTGAAGATACGTGGTTCTCTTATTCCCAAG ACGACTGGTATCTTTCCTGACCTGCGCTCTGTTCTCCTTGATCCCACACGATGGGAGACACCTGCAGAGTTCAACCCAAATCATTTCTTGGACAAGGATGGACAATATGTGGCTCGAGAAGAATACCTGCCATTTGGTGCAG GGTCTCGCATATGTTTGGGAATGCAGCTGGCAAAGATCGAAATCTTCATCTTCCTGACCAGCCTGCTGAGGGCATTCAGCTTCCGGCTGCCAGAAGGAGTGAAAGAACTTAATCAAGACCCTGTACCAAGGGTTGCAATGAACCCTCATCCTTATAAAATCTGTGCTATTCCCCACTGCAGGACATAA